A genomic stretch from Myxocyprinus asiaticus isolate MX2 ecotype Aquarium Trade chromosome 24, UBuf_Myxa_2, whole genome shotgun sequence includes:
- the LOC127414982 gene encoding homeobox protein Nkx-6.3-like: MESNISGSFLFNNGLNQFPSDLKAPVCQYSISNSFYKLGPANISAQLQAGTPHGISDILSRSMLGGPGTSTLLSGYPSMGGFGTTVPSPGVYYNRDYAPSGLSSFPKSSVECQGMKSKGTSCWVDGGYEWRGARQQCGNNSGHSIEAAGKKKHTRPTFSGHQIFALEKTFEQTKYLAGTERARLAYSLGMTESQVKVWFQNRRTKWRKKSALEPSSTQASRGESGGDGSENEVEDEEYNKPLDPNTDDEKIRQLLRKHRRAFSVLRLGPHHV; the protein is encoded by the exons ATGGAGTCCAACATTTCAGGGTCCTTCCTTTTCAACAATGGCTTGAACCAGTTCCCATCAGATCTCAAGGCCCCTGTGTGCCAGTACTCCATCTCCAACTCCTTCTACAAGCTTGGCCCTGCCAATATCAGTGCCCAGCTCCAGGCTGGCACTCCGCATGGCATCAGTGACATCCTGAGTCGATCAATGTTGGGCGGCCCGGGAACCTCTACCCTATTATCAGGGTACCCCTCTATGGGTGGTTTTGGGACAACTGTGCCTAGTCCCGGGGTGTATTACAATCGGGATTATGCCCCTTCAGGACTGAGCAGTTTTCCTAAATCCAGTGTAGAATGTCAAGGTATGAAGAGTAAAGGCACAAGCTGCTGGGTGGATGGAGGGTACGAGTGGAGAGGAGCGAGACAGCAGTGTGGCAACA ATAGTGGGCATTCCATTGAGGCTGCAGGAAAAAAGAAGCACACAAGACCCACCTTCAGTGGACACCAGATCTTCGCTCTGGAGAAAACCTTTGAACAGACCAAGTACCTGGCTGGAACGGAAAGAGCCAGACTGGCATACTCACTGGGCATGACTGAATCGCAAGTTAaa GTGTGGTTCCAGAACCGGCGCACAAAATGGCGTAAGAAGAGCGCGCTGGAGCCCAGCTCCACACAGGCCTCTCGGGGGGAGAGCGGAGGAGACGGATCAGAGAATGAGGTGGAGGATGAGGAGTACAACAAGCCGCTGGACCCCAACACGGACGATGAGAAGATTCGACAGCTACTGCGTAAACACCGCAGAGCTTTCTCAGTACTGCGCCTGGGACCTCACCATGTCTGA